One Bradyrhizobium sp. CCGB12 genomic window carries:
- the hydA gene encoding dihydropyrimidinase, with the protein MSLLVRGGTVVNHDHSRRADVLIDGETIVAVGASLDAPAGTEVIDAGGAYIIPGGIDPHTHLEMPFMGTVTADDFESGTKAALAGGTTMVVDFCLPDPGQSMLAAYQDWRHKSEKAAADYGFHMAVTSWSKQIHDEMETVVKTYGINTFKHFMAYKGALMVNDDELYNSFARCAHLGAMPVVHAENGDVVALMQEALIARGVTGPEGHAYSRPPEVEGEATNRAIMIADMTGTPVYIVHTSCREAHEAIARARAAGKRVYGEPLIQHLLLDAGEYQHKDWDHSAQRVMSPPFRDKSHQDSLWAGLQAGSLQVVATDHCAFTTAQKRFGLGDFRKIPNGTGGLEDRLALLWTAGVVSGRLTKEEFVAVTSANIARILNIYPRKGAIAVGSDADIVVWDPKSARTISAKRQLSRIDYNVFEGFSCTGGPAATLSRGRIVWKDGDLRAEAGDGRYVERPAFSPVHLANSTWKELTAPRAVARGAVTP; encoded by the coding sequence ATGTCCCTCCTCGTTCGCGGCGGCACCGTCGTCAATCACGATCACTCGCGCCGCGCGGACGTGCTGATCGACGGCGAGACCATCGTCGCGGTCGGGGCCTCGCTCGATGCGCCCGCGGGCACTGAGGTGATCGACGCCGGCGGCGCCTACATCATCCCCGGCGGCATCGATCCGCATACCCATCTCGAAATGCCGTTCATGGGTACCGTCACCGCAGACGATTTCGAATCCGGAACCAAGGCGGCACTCGCCGGCGGCACCACCATGGTGGTGGATTTCTGCCTGCCGGATCCCGGCCAGTCGATGCTCGCGGCCTATCAGGATTGGCGCCACAAATCCGAGAAGGCGGCCGCCGACTACGGCTTCCACATGGCGGTGACGTCATGGTCGAAGCAAATCCATGACGAGATGGAGACCGTGGTCAAGACCTACGGCATCAACACCTTCAAGCATTTCATGGCCTACAAGGGCGCGCTGATGGTGAACGACGACGAGCTCTACAACTCGTTCGCGCGCTGCGCCCATCTCGGCGCCATGCCGGTGGTCCATGCCGAGAACGGCGACGTCGTCGCCCTGATGCAGGAGGCGCTGATCGCACGCGGCGTCACCGGCCCGGAAGGCCACGCTTACTCACGACCGCCGGAGGTCGAGGGCGAAGCCACCAACCGCGCCATCATGATCGCGGACATGACCGGCACCCCGGTCTACATCGTGCACACCAGCTGCCGCGAGGCGCATGAGGCGATCGCCCGCGCGCGCGCTGCCGGCAAGCGCGTCTATGGCGAGCCGCTGATCCAGCATCTGCTGCTCGATGCCGGCGAGTACCAGCACAAGGACTGGGATCATTCCGCCCAGCGCGTGATGTCGCCGCCGTTCCGCGACAAGTCGCATCAGGACAGCCTGTGGGCCGGCCTGCAAGCCGGTTCGCTCCAGGTGGTCGCAACCGACCATTGCGCGTTCACCACCGCACAGAAGCGGTTTGGCCTCGGCGACTTCAGGAAGATCCCGAACGGCACCGGCGGCCTCGAGGACCGCCTCGCGCTGCTCTGGACCGCGGGCGTCGTCAGTGGGCGGCTCACCAAGGAAGAATTCGTCGCGGTGACCTCGGCGAACATCGCCCGCATCCTCAACATCTATCCCCGCAAGGGCGCCATCGCCGTCGGCTCGGATGCCGATATCGTGGTTTGGGATCCCAAGTCGGCCAGGACCATCAGCGCCAAGCGGCAGCTGAGCCGGATCGACTACAACGTGTTCGAGGGCTTTTCCTGCACGGGCGGGCCAGCCGCGACGCTGTCCCGTGGCCGCATCGTCTGGAAGGATGGCGATCTGCGCGCCGAGGCCGGCGACGGCCGCTACGTCGAACGTCCCGCGTTCTCGCCGGTGCATCTGGCCAATTCGACGTGGAAGGAGTTGACCGCTCCACGCGCGGTCGCACGCGGAGCGGTGACACCGTAG
- a CDS encoding TetR/AcrR family transcriptional regulator, whose translation MTKALERREKLRADLIQAAERTIAERGLAGLKTRDLAREIGCANGAVYNLVADVDELVLHVGSRTLLRLDEALSAAEGAGDPSPQETLVRIAIAYCDFAAENLELWRAMFEHRMAADKALPEWSIDDQLQLFRHIYQPLATLLPKRGADELGITARSLFSAVHGMVALGLEQRLVAVPLPALRKEIAGLVRAMLDGLAARAT comes from the coding sequence ATGACTAAGGCCTTGGAACGTCGAGAGAAATTGCGGGCCGACCTGATCCAGGCGGCCGAGCGGACGATCGCTGAGCGAGGGTTGGCGGGTCTAAAAACTCGCGATTTGGCCCGCGAGATCGGCTGCGCCAATGGCGCGGTCTACAATCTCGTCGCCGACGTGGACGAGCTGGTCCTGCACGTCGGCTCACGCACGCTGCTCCGGCTCGACGAGGCGCTCAGCGCGGCTGAAGGCGCGGGCGATCCGTCGCCGCAGGAGACGCTGGTCCGCATCGCGATCGCCTATTGCGATTTCGCCGCGGAGAATCTCGAACTTTGGCGCGCGATGTTCGAGCACCGCATGGCGGCTGACAAGGCCCTCCCCGAGTGGTCGATCGACGACCAGTTGCAGTTGTTCCGCCACATCTACCAACCGCTGGCCACGCTGCTCCCAAAGCGAGGTGCGGACGAGCTCGGCATCACCGCACGCAGCCTGTTCTCTGCCGTGCACGGCATGGTAGCGCTGGGGCTGGAGCAGAGGCTGGTCGCCGTGCCATTGCCAGCGCTGCGGAAGGAAATCGCGGGCCTCGTGCGCGCTATGCTGGATGGGCTGGCCGCCCGCGCGACGTAG
- a CDS encoding PspA/IM30 family protein yields the protein MFKTVVTLFRGSVAAAGEELEDRTALLILDQQMRDAAAAVERSKRTLALAIAQDQQEGRKLEATIARIADLETRTVAALDGGREDLARDAAEAIAGLEADRDAAMTARALFATEIARLKRHVANAQARITELDRGRRVARASEAVRSLRRSGIEAARPYESTLPEAESTLRRLRDRQMEAQAADDALVELDAATGPLATAEKLAEQGFGPRLKTTADDVLARLKSKRMPTA from the coding sequence ATGTTCAAGACCGTAGTGACACTTTTCCGCGGGAGCGTGGCCGCCGCGGGCGAGGAGCTGGAAGACCGGACGGCCCTTCTGATCCTCGACCAGCAGATGCGCGATGCGGCCGCGGCCGTCGAGCGCAGCAAGCGGACGCTGGCGCTGGCGATCGCGCAGGACCAGCAGGAAGGCCGCAAGTTAGAAGCGACCATCGCCCGCATCGCCGATCTCGAGACCCGCACGGTTGCGGCGCTCGACGGCGGCCGCGAGGATCTCGCCAGAGACGCCGCCGAAGCCATCGCAGGCTTGGAGGCTGATCGCGATGCGGCGATGACGGCCCGCGCACTGTTCGCGACCGAGATCGCCCGGCTGAAGCGGCATGTCGCGAATGCGCAGGCCCGCATCACCGAGCTCGACCGCGGCCGCCGCGTCGCCCGAGCCTCGGAAGCGGTGCGCTCGCTCCGCCGCAGCGGCATCGAGGCGGCGCGTCCTTACGAATCCACGCTGCCGGAGGCGGAGAGCACGTTGAGGCGTCTGCGCGACCGGCAGATGGAAGCCCAGGCAGCCGATGATGCGCTGGTCGAACTCGATGCGGCCACCGGTCCGCTCGCCACCGCCGAAAAACTCGCCGAACAGGGCTTTGGCCCCCGGCTCAAGACGACCGCAGACGATGTGCTGGCGCGGTTGAAGTCCAAGCGCATGCCGACTGCCTGA
- a CDS encoding YiaA/YiaB family inner membrane protein, whose translation MNQNGQPHSSAWVTFTYASFAASAFLVAIGVFFLPIDLWMKGYLTMGIVMLIQTCITLTKTVRDNHESGRLVNRIEDAKAERLLMEVSKAA comes from the coding sequence ATGAACCAGAACGGCCAACCCCACAGCAGCGCTTGGGTGACCTTCACTTACGCGTCTTTCGCAGCCTCCGCCTTCCTCGTCGCCATCGGCGTCTTCTTCCTGCCGATCGATCTCTGGATGAAGGGCTATCTCACGATGGGCATCGTGATGCTGATCCAGACCTGCATCACCCTGACCAAGACCGTGCGCGACAATCATGAGAGTGGCCGGCTGGTGAACCGCATCGAGGATGCCAAGGCAGAGCGTCTGCTGATGGAGGTCTCCAAGGCAGCTTGA
- a CDS encoding amidohydrolase family protein yields MAATRIDCDIHPAVGGTRTTLLPYLSDHWKEQVVSRAIDGLDLTSYPPTMPLSGRADWRPANGAKPGSDLAMVQKGAFDQLGASHAILNVLYGAQAVFDAYMAADFCKAINDWIAAEWLSRDPRLRASIVVPMQAPDLAIEEIERRAGDHRFVSILVLAQGETLLGRRHFWPVYQLAEKYKLPLAIHAGTQYRQAPSSAGWPSHRYEYYFVEAQAFQAQILSLIYEGVFGKFPSLKVVLMESGVSWLPAFMWRANKTWRGVRVEVPWVEREPAAIIRENFRVTMQPFDAPANAKGVEEIIDQIGSEKMFLFASDYPHWQFDGDDPIPPNLPRSIIEKMCVDNPLETFPRLSIN; encoded by the coding sequence ATGGCGGCGACGCGGATCGACTGCGACATCCATCCGGCGGTTGGCGGTACCCGCACGACGCTGCTTCCCTATCTCAGCGACCATTGGAAAGAGCAGGTGGTGAGCCGCGCCATCGACGGGCTCGATCTCACCTCTTATCCGCCGACCATGCCCCTTTCAGGTCGGGCCGACTGGCGACCGGCGAATGGTGCCAAACCCGGCTCCGATCTCGCCATGGTGCAGAAGGGCGCGTTCGACCAGCTGGGTGCGAGCCACGCCATCCTCAACGTGCTCTACGGCGCGCAAGCTGTGTTCGACGCCTACATGGCGGCCGACTTCTGCAAGGCCATCAACGACTGGATCGCCGCCGAATGGCTGTCGCGCGATCCCCGCCTGCGCGCGTCCATCGTGGTGCCGATGCAGGCGCCGGATCTCGCGATCGAGGAGATAGAGCGCCGCGCCGGCGATCACCGCTTCGTATCCATCCTGGTGTTGGCGCAGGGCGAGACGCTGCTGGGGCGGCGCCATTTCTGGCCGGTCTACCAGCTCGCCGAGAAGTACAAGCTGCCGCTCGCGATCCACGCCGGCACGCAATACCGGCAGGCGCCGAGCTCGGCCGGCTGGCCATCGCACCGCTACGAATATTATTTCGTCGAGGCGCAGGCGTTTCAGGCGCAGATCCTCAGCCTGATCTACGAGGGCGTGTTCGGCAAGTTTCCGAGCTTGAAGGTCGTGCTGATGGAATCGGGTGTCAGCTGGCTGCCGGCCTTCATGTGGCGCGCCAACAAGACCTGGCGCGGCGTGCGCGTCGAGGTCCCCTGGGTGGAGCGCGAGCCGGCCGCGATCATCCGCGAGAATTTCCGCGTCACCATGCAGCCGTTCGACGCGCCGGCAAACGCGAAAGGCGTCGAGGAGATCATCGACCAGATCGGCTCGGAAAAGATGTTCCTGTTCGCGTCCGACTATCCGCACTGGCAGTTCGACGGCGACGATCCGATCCCGCCGAACCTGCCGAGGAGCATCATCGAGAAGATGTGTGTCGACAATCCGCTGGAGACGTTTCCGCGGCTGTCGATCAACTAA
- a CDS encoding amidohydrolase family protein, whose amino-acid sequence MSDVIDRPLREDEKPAASRLRIVDCDVHPSLRSTDDLNEFLPKRWQQHLKEYGSHLRTPYLFTTPYPRSSPLIARRDAWPPTGGVPGSDLAFMQKQHLDPLDVEFGILQVLDLFIFSQQNLEFGAAIQRAINDWQLAFWSHRDPRLKASILVGQDGFDLAIAEIERCAKTGEYIQINVSPRANEPLGRRRYWPIYERAEALDLPLGIHVGGYGGHAPTGGGWPSYYVEEHQSNAHTIAAQLASLVIEGVLERFPKLKIVFIEGGFGWIPSAVWRMDQHFERFRSEVPHLRRKPSEYVREHFWFTTQPIDEPDEARHLRALIEWVGIDRLLFSSDYPHWDFDDPRFAFKTPLTEAERKKIFSTNARAVYKF is encoded by the coding sequence ATGAGCGACGTCATCGACCGCCCGCTACGCGAAGACGAAAAGCCCGCCGCATCAAGGCTGCGCATCGTCGATTGCGACGTGCATCCGAGCCTGAGATCGACGGACGACCTCAACGAGTTCCTGCCAAAGCGCTGGCAGCAGCACCTGAAGGAATATGGCAGCCATCTGCGCACACCGTACCTCTTCACGACGCCCTATCCGCGCTCCTCGCCGCTGATCGCGCGGCGTGACGCATGGCCGCCGACCGGCGGGGTGCCGGGCTCCGATCTCGCCTTCATGCAGAAGCAGCATCTCGATCCGCTCGACGTCGAGTTCGGCATTTTGCAGGTGCTCGATCTCTTCATCTTCTCGCAGCAGAACCTGGAATTCGGTGCCGCGATCCAGCGCGCCATCAACGACTGGCAGCTGGCGTTCTGGTCGCATCGCGATCCGCGCCTGAAGGCCTCGATCCTGGTCGGGCAGGACGGGTTCGACCTCGCCATCGCCGAGATCGAGCGCTGCGCAAAAACCGGCGAATACATCCAGATCAACGTCTCGCCGCGCGCCAACGAGCCGCTCGGCCGGCGCCGCTATTGGCCGATCTACGAGCGCGCCGAGGCGCTGGACCTGCCGCTCGGCATCCATGTCGGCGGCTATGGCGGCCACGCGCCGACCGGTGGCGGCTGGCCGTCCTATTATGTCGAGGAGCATCAGTCCAATGCGCACACCATCGCGGCGCAGCTTGCCAGCCTCGTGATCGAGGGCGTGCTGGAGCGCTTCCCGAAGTTGAAGATCGTCTTCATCGAAGGCGGGTTCGGCTGGATTCCTTCGGCGGTGTGGCGCATGGATCAGCATTTCGAGCGCTTCCGCAGCGAGGTTCCGCATCTCCGGCGCAAGCCGTCGGAATATGTCCGCGAGCATTTCTGGTTCACGACGCAGCCGATCGACGAGCCGGACGAGGCGCGGCATCTGCGCGCCCTGATCGAATGGGTCGGCATCGACCGTCTGTTGTTCTCGTCGGATTATCCACACTGGGATTTCGACGATCCGCGCTTCGCCTTCAAGACGCCGCTGACCGAGGCCGAGCGAAAGAAGATCTTCAGCACCAATGCCCGCGCGGTCTACAAGTTCTGA
- a CDS encoding Rieske (2Fe-2S) protein, with product MARHIIATTSEIPPGGNKVVDIAGRDIVVFHVNGEFFALLNRCPHEGAPLEKAACVARLTSPEPGVYERSRVGEMLRCPWHGWEFDMRNGQSWFDPKRIRIRSYPVAVERGEELQKGPYVAETFPVHVEDSYVIVEV from the coding sequence ATGGCTCGTCACATCATCGCCACCACCTCGGAGATTCCGCCCGGCGGCAACAAGGTCGTCGATATCGCCGGCCGCGACATCGTCGTGTTCCACGTCAATGGCGAGTTCTTCGCGCTGTTGAACCGCTGTCCCCACGAGGGTGCGCCGCTGGAGAAAGCCGCCTGCGTGGCGCGGCTGACCTCGCCCGAGCCCGGCGTCTACGAGCGCTCGCGCGTCGGCGAGATGCTGCGTTGTCCCTGGCACGGCTGGGAGTTCGACATGCGCAACGGCCAGTCCTGGTTCGATCCGAAGCGCATCAGGATCCGGTCATATCCGGTCGCGGTGGAGCGCGGGGAGGAATTGCAGAAGGGGCCGTATGTTGCCGAGACATTTCCCGTGCATGTCGAGGACAGCTACGTGATTGTCGAGGTCTAG
- a CDS encoding SDR family NAD(P)-dependent oxidoreductase, with product MPHSAIAKDNVAVITGGASGIGFAAAAAFARAGMKVCIADVDAARLAEAATKLSSVTSATHVMTLAVDVSKAESVAGLEHAVRERFGGTDILMNNAGIQPGSTLFAEPDNWQRIIGVNMWGIINGSRIFAPNMIARGKAGLIINTGSKQGITAPPGDPAYNVSKAGAKAFTEALQHELRNTRDCRITAHLLIPGFVFTGLTAKGRTEKPAGAWTPEQTVDFMLTRLEAGDFYILCPDNDVPRTLDEKRMQWAAGDIIENRPPLSRWHPDYADAFKRFVEGE from the coding sequence ATGCCGCATTCCGCCATCGCCAAAGACAATGTTGCCGTGATCACGGGTGGTGCGTCCGGTATTGGATTCGCCGCCGCAGCAGCCTTCGCGCGTGCCGGCATGAAGGTCTGCATCGCCGATGTCGATGCGGCTCGATTGGCCGAGGCCGCAACAAAACTGTCATCCGTCACGTCTGCCACACATGTGATGACGTTGGCCGTAGATGTCAGCAAGGCCGAGAGCGTGGCGGGACTGGAACACGCCGTGCGCGAACGCTTTGGCGGCACTGACATCCTGATGAACAATGCCGGCATCCAGCCCGGCAGCACACTGTTCGCCGAGCCCGACAATTGGCAGCGCATCATCGGCGTCAACATGTGGGGCATCATCAACGGCTCACGCATCTTCGCGCCCAATATGATCGCGCGCGGCAAGGCCGGCCTGATCATCAACACCGGATCCAAGCAGGGCATCACCGCGCCGCCCGGCGATCCCGCCTACAACGTCTCCAAGGCCGGCGCGAAGGCGTTCACGGAAGCGCTCCAGCACGAGCTGCGCAATACCAGGGACTGTCGCATCACTGCGCATCTGCTCATTCCCGGCTTTGTCTTCACCGGGCTGACCGCGAAAGGCCGCACCGAAAAGCCGGCCGGCGCCTGGACACCGGAGCAGACGGTCGATTTCATGCTGACGCGTCTGGAGGCTGGCGACTTCTATATCCTGTGCCCGGACAATGACGTGCCGCGCACTCTCGACGAGAAGCGCATGCAATGGGCCGCCGGCGACATCATCGAGAACCGCCCTCCGCTGTCGCGCTGGCATCCGGATTATGCGGACGCGTTTAAGAGATTTGTGGAGGGAGAGTAG
- a CDS encoding aldehyde dehydrogenase family protein: MAVSQAIPITRHPFANGSYKQMLIDGKWVDAASGKRFETRNPATGELLATVAEGDKEDIDRAVAAARRAFEGPWSKVKPFERQNLLLKLADLVEKNFDELSQLDTLDMGAPLSRTRAYRLRAVGMLRYYAGQTTAIHGETIENSLPGEIFSYTLKEPVGVVGAIIPWNGPLTATLWKIGPAIATGCTVVLKPAEEAPLTSLRIAELAIEAGIPPGVVNVVPGYGETAGAALASHHDVDKVAFTGSHVTGQSIIRASAGNLKRVSLELGGKSPDIVFADADLDAAVPGAAMAVFANSGQICSAGTRLFVEQSVYEEFVGRVAEFGKKLQVGNGLDPNVQIGPLVSEEQLKRVTGYLDIGQKEGAKALAGGGRVTEGALSKGFFVSPTVFAGVQDNMRIAQEEIFGPVISAIAFKDMDELVKRANATTFGLGSGLWTRDVSKAHAVAKSLRAGSVWVNCYQAMDPAVPFGGYKMSGYGRESGKQHVEEYLNVKAVWIKTA; the protein is encoded by the coding sequence ATGGCTGTGTCGCAGGCTATTCCGATCACGCGCCATCCGTTCGCCAACGGGTCTTACAAGCAGATGCTGATCGACGGGAAGTGGGTCGACGCTGCCTCCGGCAAGCGCTTCGAGACCCGCAATCCCGCCACCGGCGAGCTGCTCGCAACCGTCGCCGAAGGCGACAAGGAGGATATCGATCGTGCGGTCGCCGCCGCACGCCGCGCCTTCGAAGGACCCTGGAGCAAGGTCAAGCCGTTCGAGCGGCAGAACCTGCTTCTGAAGCTCGCCGACCTCGTCGAGAAGAATTTCGACGAATTGTCGCAGCTCGACACGCTCGACATGGGTGCGCCGCTCAGCCGCACCCGTGCCTATCGCCTGCGTGCCGTCGGCATGCTGCGCTATTACGCTGGCCAGACCACCGCGATCCATGGCGAGACGATCGAGAACTCGCTGCCGGGCGAAATCTTCTCCTACACGCTGAAGGAGCCCGTCGGTGTCGTCGGCGCCATCATCCCCTGGAACGGCCCGCTCACCGCGACGCTCTGGAAGATTGGACCCGCGATCGCGACCGGCTGCACCGTAGTGCTCAAGCCCGCCGAAGAGGCGCCGCTGACCTCGCTGCGCATTGCCGAACTCGCGATCGAAGCCGGCATTCCGCCCGGCGTCGTCAACGTCGTGCCGGGCTATGGCGAGACCGCGGGCGCCGCGCTCGCCTCGCACCATGACGTCGACAAGGTCGCCTTCACTGGCTCGCACGTCACGGGACAGTCGATCATCCGTGCGTCGGCGGGCAACCTCAAGCGCGTCTCGCTCGAGCTCGGCGGCAAGTCGCCGGACATCGTGTTCGCGGATGCCGATCTCGATGCGGCCGTCCCCGGCGCCGCAATGGCGGTGTTCGCCAACTCCGGCCAGATCTGCAGCGCGGGCACCCGCCTGTTCGTCGAGCAGTCGGTCTACGAAGAGTTCGTCGGCCGCGTCGCCGAGTTCGGCAAGAAGCTGCAGGTCGGCAACGGCCTCGATCCCAATGTGCAGATTGGCCCGCTCGTCTCCGAGGAGCAACTCAAGCGCGTCACCGGCTATCTCGACATCGGCCAGAAAGAAGGCGCGAAGGCGCTCGCCGGTGGCGGCCGTGTCACTGAAGGCGCGCTGTCGAAGGGCTTCTTCGTCTCGCCGACCGTGTTCGCGGGCGTCCAGGACAACATGCGCATCGCGCAGGAGGAGATCTTCGGTCCCGTCATCTCCGCGATCGCGTTCAAGGACATGGACGAACTGGTCAAGCGCGCCAACGCCACCACGTTCGGCCTCGGCTCCGGCCTGTGGACGCGCGACGTCAGCAAGGCGCATGCGGTGGCGAAGAGCCTGCGTGCCGGCTCGGTGTGGGTGAACTGCTACCAGGCAATGGACCCGGCCGTGCCGTTCGGCGGCTACAAGATGAGCGGCTACGGCCGCGAGTCCGGCAAGCAGCACGTCGAGGAATATCTCAACGTGAAGGCGGTCTGGATCAAGACGGCGTAA
- a CDS encoding alkene reductase, translated as MKFEALFKPLQVGPYKLAHRVAMAPLTRMRAERESFSPRPLNAEYYGQRATKGGLLIAEASPVLSHGRGNPATPGIYSEAQIAGWRKVVDAVHAKGGIIFLQLWHVGRVSHSSFHGGQLPVSASAIPIRAEGMRAMTADGKIADYETPRALATEEVNNIVEAFRQGAKNALAAGFDGVEIHGANGYLLEQFLQSRSNQRTDQYGGSIENRARLLLEITQAAIDVWGANRVAVRLSPHGIANDSGEPDPMPLYTHVVKALDKLGLAYLHFIEPRSSGAGRADVHWENVPSAMVLFRPHYSGVLMTAGGFTGETANAAIADGHADIIAFGRIFISNPDLPRRLEHNYPITPYNRATFYGGEAKGYTDYPVYDELTPA; from the coding sequence ATGAAATTCGAGGCGTTGTTCAAACCGTTGCAGGTCGGCCCGTACAAGCTCGCGCATCGCGTCGCGATGGCGCCGCTGACGCGTATGCGCGCCGAGCGCGAGAGCTTTTCGCCGCGCCCGCTCAACGCCGAATATTACGGCCAGCGCGCAACAAAGGGCGGCCTGCTCATCGCCGAAGCCTCGCCGGTCCTCTCGCACGGCCGCGGCAATCCCGCGACACCGGGCATCTATTCGGAGGCGCAGATTGCCGGCTGGCGCAAGGTGGTCGACGCGGTCCACGCCAAGGGCGGCATCATCTTCCTCCAGCTCTGGCATGTCGGCCGCGTTTCGCATTCCTCCTTCCATGGCGGCCAGCTGCCGGTGTCGGCCTCGGCGATCCCGATCAGGGCCGAGGGTATGAGGGCGATGACCGCTGACGGCAAGATTGCCGACTACGAGACGCCGCGCGCGCTGGCGACCGAGGAGGTCAATAACATCGTCGAGGCGTTCCGGCAGGGTGCCAAGAACGCGCTCGCCGCCGGCTTCGATGGCGTCGAGATCCATGGTGCCAATGGCTATCTGCTCGAGCAGTTCCTGCAATCGCGCAGCAATCAGCGCACCGACCAATATGGTGGTTCCATCGAGAACCGCGCGCGGCTGCTGCTCGAGATCACGCAGGCCGCGATCGACGTCTGGGGCGCGAACCGCGTCGCGGTCCGGCTGTCGCCACATGGTATCGCCAACGATTCCGGCGAACCCGATCCGATGCCGCTCTACACCCATGTGGTGAAGGCGCTCGACAAGCTGGGCCTTGCCTATCTGCACTTCATCGAGCCGCGCTCCAGCGGTGCAGGCCGCGCCGACGTCCACTGGGAGAACGTGCCGTCCGCGATGGTGCTGTTCCGCCCGCACTACAGCGGCGTGTTGATGACCGCCGGCGGCTTCACCGGCGAGACCGCGAATGCGGCGATCGCCGACGGCCACGCCGATATCATCGCTTTCGGCCGCATCTTCATCTCCAATCCCGATCTGCCGCGCCGGCTGGAGCACAACTATCCGATCACGCCGTACAACCGCGCGACGTTCTATGGCGGCGAGGCGAAAGGGTACACGGATTATCCGGTTTATGACGAGCTGACGCCGGCGTAG
- a CDS encoding GFA family protein, translating to MAKAAVAAGTATGQCLCGKVSFEIDIPARWAWHDHSTASRRAHGAAYATYVGSWKKRFRITAGKTALTRYEDKATKTTRSFCAHCGTPIAYERPRGPHMINIPRALFNERTGRQPLYHIAIEELQEWAYTGEPLVPLKGFPGVVWQRSKKKKRAGGADPFELGREEM from the coding sequence ATGGCCAAAGCCGCAGTCGCCGCAGGAACCGCCACCGGGCAATGCCTCTGCGGCAAGGTCAGCTTCGAGATCGATATTCCCGCGCGCTGGGCCTGGCACGATCATTCCACCGCCAGCCGCCGCGCCCATGGCGCGGCTTACGCGACCTATGTCGGCAGCTGGAAGAAGCGCTTTCGCATAACAGCCGGCAAGACCGCGCTCACGCGCTACGAGGACAAGGCTACGAAGACCACCCGCAGCTTCTGCGCCCATTGCGGCACGCCGATCGCCTATGAGCGCCCGCGCGGCCCGCACATGATCAACATCCCGCGCGCATTGTTCAACGAGCGCACGGGTCGGCAGCCGCTCTATCACATCGCGATCGAAGAGCTGCAGGAATGGGCCTATACCGGCGAGCCGCTGGTGCCGCTGAAAGGCTTTCCCGGCGTGGTCTGGCAGCGCTCGAAAAAGAAGAAGCGCGCGGGCGGCGCGGATCCGTTCGAGCTTGGCCGCGAGGAGATGTAA